Part of the Actinomycetota bacterium genome is shown below.
AGCCCGCCCTGCGGGAGCTCGTCACGCGGTGGCCCACTTGCATCGAGGGGTGGGCGGGCCTCTCGGAGGCCGCGTACGAGTCGGGCGACGACGTGGCGTCGTACGCCTACGCGCGCGTCGGGTACCACCGGGGGCTGGACAGGATGCGCGCATCCGGGTGGCGTCCGGGGTCCACCCTGGGAGCCGAGCACCCCTCGAACCGAGGTTTCCTGCACGCTCTGTTCTCGCTCATGCGCGCGGCCGCGGCCATCGGCGAGGGGGTCGAGGCCCGCCGCTGCCGAGAGTTCCTCCTCGAGCTCGACCCCTCCGACCACTTCGGCGTCGCCGGTATCAGGCCGGCCGACCTCGGCAGGCGCCTCCAGGACGGGAGGGCGCCATGACCCGCGCCATCGGCTCCCTCGTCGTCGCCGCTCTCGTGATGACGCTCACCGCGTGCGGGGACCGCGGCGCCCAGGAACGCAGCGAGACCGTCCAGACCCCGCAGGCCACGGCCGCCACACCGCCCCCCAAGCCGGAGGTGGAGGTGCCCGAGGGCGACCCACCGCCGGAGCTCGTGATCGAGGACATCACGGTCGGCCGGGGGCGGGAGGCTGAGGCGGGCGACATGGTGGTCGTCCACTACGTCGGCGTCTCGTGGTCCACCCGCGAGGAGTTCGACAACAGCT
Proteins encoded:
- a CDS encoding DUF3151 family protein, with product PALRELVTRWPTCIEGWAGLSEAAYESGDDVASYAYARVGYHRGLDRMRASGWRPGSTLGAEHPSNRGFLHALFSLMRAAAAIGEGVEARRCREFLLELDPSDHFGVAGIRPADLGRRLQDGRAP
- a CDS encoding FKBP-type peptidyl-prolyl cis-trans isomerase, which translates into the protein MTRAIGSLVVAALVMTLTACGDRGAQERSETVQTPQATAATPPPKPEVEVPEGDPPPELVIEDITVGRGREAEAGDMVVVHYVGVSWSTREEFDNSYDRGQPVPFQLVEGGLIQGWIEGIPGMRVGGRRKLTIPPHKGYGSSGRGPIAPDETLVFIVDLVHAEAPQG